A genomic segment from Mus musculus strain C57BL/6J chromosome 13, GRCm38.p6 C57BL/6J encodes:
- the Drd1 gene encoding D(1A) dopamine receptor, translating into MAPNTSTMDETGLPVERDFSFRILTACFLSLLILSTLLGNTLVCAAVIRFRHLRSKVTNFFVISLAVSDLLVAVLVMPWKAVAEIAGFWPFGSFCNIWVAFDIMCSTASILNLCVISVDRYWAISSPFQYERKMTPKAAFILISVAWTLSVLISFIPVQLSWHKAKPTWPLDGNFTSLEDAEDDNCDTRLSRTYAISSSLISFYIPVAIMIVTYTSIYRIAQKQIRRISALERAAVHAKNCQTTTGNGNPVECSQSESSFKMSFKRETKVLKTLSVIMGVFVCCWLPFFISNCMVPFCGSEETQPFCIDSITFDVFVWFGWANSSLNPIIYAFNADFQKAFSTLLGCYRLCPTTNNAIETVSINNNGAVMFSSHHEPRGSISKDCNLVYLIPHAVGSSEDLKREEAGGIPKPLEKLSPALSVILDYDTDVSLEKIQPVTHSGQHST; encoded by the coding sequence ATGGCTCCTAACACTTCTACCATGGATGAGACTGGCCTGCCAGTGGAGAGGGACTTCTCCTTTCGCATCCTCACAGCCTGTTTTCTGTCCCTGCTTATCCTGTCCACTCTCTTAGGGAATACCCTTGTCTGTGCCGCTGTCATCAGGTTTCGACACCTGCGGTCCAAGGTGACCAACTTCTTTGTCATCTCTTTAGCTGTGTCAGATCTCTTGGTGGCTGTCTTGGTCATGCCCTGGAAAGCTGTGGCTGAGATTGCTGGCTTTTGGCCCTTTGGGTCCTTTTGTAACATTTGGGTAGCCTTTGACATCATGTGCTCCACGGCATCCATCCTTAACCTCTGTGTGATCAGCGTGGACAGGTATTGGGCTATCTCCAGCCCTTTCCAGTATGAGAGGAAGATGACTCCGAAGGCAGCCTTCATCCTGATTAGCGTAGCATGGACTTTGTCTGTTCTCATATCCTTCATTCCAGTGCAGCTAAGCTGGCACAAGGCAAAACCTACATGGCCCTTGGATGGCAATTTTACTTCCCTGGAAGATGCCGAGGATGACAACTGTGACACGAGGTTGAGCAGGACATACGCCATTTCATCCTCCCTCATAAGCTTTTACATCCCCGTAGCCATTATGATCGTCACTTACACCAGTATCTACAGGATTGCCCAGAAGCAAATCCGGCGCATCTCAGCTTTGGAGAGGGCAGCAGTCCATGCCAAGAACTGCCAGACCACCACAGGTAATGGAAACCCTGTCGAATGCTCTCAATCAGAAAGTTCCTTTAAGATGTCCTTTAAGAGGGAGACTAAAGTCCTGAAGACACTGTCTGTGATCATGGGGGTATTCGTGTGCTGCTGGCTCCCTTTCTTCATTTCGAACTGTATGGTGCCCTTCTGTGGCTCTGAGGAGACCCAGCCATTCTGCATTGATTCCATCACCTTCGATGTATTTGTGTGGTTTGGCTGGGCGAATTCCTCCCTGAACCCCATTATTTATGCTTTTAATGCCGATTTTCAGAAGGCATTCTCGACCCTCTTAGGATGCTATAGACTCTGCCCTACAACGAATAATGCCATAGAGACTGTAAGCATCAACAACAACGGGGCTGTGATGTTTTCCAGCCACCATGAGCCCCGAGGCTCCATCTCCAAGGACTGTAATCTGGTTTACCTGATCCCTCATGCTGTGGGCTCCTCTGAGGACCTGAAGAGGGAGGAGGCCGGTGGCATACCTAAGCCACTGGAGAAGCTGTCCCCGGCCTTATCGGTCATATTGGACTATGACACCGATGTCTCTCTAGAAAAGATCCAACCCGTTACCCACAGCGGACAGCATTCAACCTGA